The window CACGAGTACGTCGGGGCGCATTGTTACTGCATGTGGGCCTTCGACGAGGTTCGGTATCGAGGCCTGTCCTTCTACCTGGAGATTGCTGATGTTCTTCGCTGCCGCTCGAAATGCCCGTTCGACTATCCGCTCGAACACGTCGTTCATATTGACGAATAGCGCCAGCGAGCGGCGCTCTCCCGCCCGCACGTCTTCGAAGAACTCGCGTGCGAGGATCAACCGTGCCAGTTCGAGTAGTGCCTCGTAGTGGTCGTTCAAGCGTGAGAGCTCGATCTGCCGAAGGTCGGTCATCGAAACCGGTTCCACAGAAACGAACTCCCGAAGCTGTTGCTCCTGCTGTTTCAGTCGACTAGATAGCTTCTCATTCTGCACGAGCAGCAAGAGAATCCGTAGTGAGGCGAGAACCGTCTGGTTCAACAGGTTGTCCGTAGTGAATTCGTCGTACTCGACTGCGAAATCGGTCGTCACGGCGGTCGGTCGCTGGAGCTGTCGCTGTACGTCTATTCGGCCTTGAACGTGGTTCCGAATCTCGCGCCTCCTGGTGTAGTCACGGTGAAGCCCGTGATCGAGGACGGTCTGGAGTTCAGCCTGGAAGAGCACGCCGAGTGCATCGAAGAACGACGATGCACTGGTGAACGACGTCTCGAAGTCGAACGTCTCCACGGGTGTATCGAACGCGTACTGTAGCGCCCAGAGCAGCCGTGTCACCGTCTGTTTTGGCGTCACTTCGATCTGTAGCCCGCTGGGAAGCGTGATCGTTCCCACGTGAGAACCGGTTTCGATGATCACCAAACCGTCGCTGGTGAATGAGGTGTCGAGCGGCGTCGTCTGGCCCAGATCGTCGAGTGACTCCAGGAACGTGATGTCTCTCTGGCCGAGTTCGATCGGGTGAGAACTGTCGTGCTCTTCGAGCGAGACGACGTCTCCATCACGGTTCGATCCGGCCCCGCTTTCTGCTCGGATCGGTGACCCGAGTCGACCGGTGGTGACGGAGTCACTCATCTCGGAACACCCGCGCTTCTTCGACGAACGACCGAAGGCCTCGTTCGAGAGCCGTAACCTCCTCCTCGGTGAGTTCGTCTATGGCGAGTGTAGGTTCGGTGAAGGAGCCATCGTCTCCTGCGTCCGGGTTCCAGTTGTGCTCGTAGCCGTCGATGTCGTCGAAGACGTGGCCTGCTCGTTCGATGAATTCCCGAGTGAGTGGGTTCTCGTCCCGGTCGTGTAACCAATTCCACCGGAATCCGATTTCTCCCTTCTGATCGATCTTGATGATTCCGACACCGGGATCGACATCGTCCGACTTCACCATCACAGACGCGTTGTTCTCGCCTCGGCCCGCGTCCAACCAGCCGACCTCTTCACCGACGTCGAGTACTCTGTCGATCTGTGCTGCCGACTCGTCGTTGAGCGTCGACGGTAGTCGTTGACGGAACGTGTCGGGTGTTCGTTCCCCGGCAGCCCACGGATCTTCCGCATCTTGCTGTACTGTTTCGGTAGTACCCCCATCAGACTCAGCAGCGACAGATCGAGGGAGTGGGACGGGATCGTCTATACCCGCGAGGTCGCACAGTGCACTGTACAGGTCGTGGACGTCGAACGATCGAATCCGTTCGGTGTCCCAGTCTACCAGTCGATCGCCCGTCTCACGCAGGAGCTCGTCACGAAGGCGGTCGAACTGACCGAAGTAGTATTCCTCGAGCTGTGGGAGGATGTCGTAGCGCCAGGCATCGGAAAGCTCCTGTGCCGAATCGTGGCCGAGAAGATGCGTGTGTCCCAACTGCTTTCCCTTCCCGAGTTGCGGGGCTTCCAAGATACGTTCGTTCAGCGTTCGAACTGCGAGAACACTGGCGCCCAAGAGACGTTCTCTGGGTTGGACTGCATCAGAGCGTTCTGTGACAGCGCTTCGTGGCTCGGTGTTTTCCGTGTCGTACTCCCCGAACACCAACTCCATGTTCGGCGGGAAGTCGATGAACCGGAACCGCCGACGTAGTGCAGTGTCGACCAGCGCGATCGACTGGTCGGCCGTGTTCATCGTCCCGATGACGTAGAGGTTCGACGGAATCGTGAACGTCTCCCCCGAGTGGGCAAGCTCGGTCTCGAAGCTATCCCGCTTGTCGGCTTCGAGGAGCGTGATCACTTCACCGAGTATCTGCGCGAGGTTTCCGCGGTTGATCTCGTCGATGATGAGGACGAACGGCGGTGGGCTCTCACCGTCCTCAGTCGCTCGCAGGGCGTCGGATGCATTCTCGGCGATCTTCTTCAGGACACCGTCTTCGACTCGGTAGGAGACGCTCCCGGAGTCGGTCGCATCGGCAGTCAACCCCTCGATGAAGTCCTCGTATGAGAACGAGGGGTGGAACGTGACCGACCGAACCTGACTCTGTGTCGGTTCGCCTTCGGTTCGCTCATTTACCCACCAGTCGGCGAACCGCTTCGCCTCGAACGTCTTACTCGTACCAGGTGGACCGTAGAAGACGACTTGCTTCGCGATGTCGAGCTGGCGTTCGACTACGTCAGCTATCGGCGGTCGCTCGGGCCGGTTCGGTTCGGTGATTCCGTTGAGAGTGTGGTAGCTCTCAAGGACTGACTCGAACTTCGAGAGTACGTCCCCCGCAGTCACGTCTTCTTCGGTTACCCGTTCGAGGTCGCGTTGCTGCTTCCACTCCCCACCACGCTTCTCGTCGCCAACGTGGAGTCCGTACGAGAGGCGATCCCCGTGGAACCCCAGATACAGTTGGTACGCTTCAGTCTGGCTCTCGTGGGTAGCCGGAAATATCGCTAGCCATGCGAAGTCGTCGAGTTTGTGACGTGGCTCTGAGTGATTGACGATATGCTGGGTCGACTCCAATGCGCCACTCTGCTCGAGAAAAAAGTCGGATAACGTCTGAAGGTACGTATTCAGTCGAGGCTTGTAGTAGTCGTAGTATAGCTGGCCGACCGTAGTGAACGGCGTATAACCCTGAGCGATGTTCTTCTCGTGACTCTCGTTCTCTTCGTCGATGAACGTAACCAGTTCGTCGATCGTTAACCCGCTTTGCGATTTAATCGACTGAAGTGCTCGGAAACGGACTCCGTTGATCTTGTCGTCGCCTTCGTACTGGTTCGCTTTGGCCGTCAGATAGGGTCCCGGAAGACGTCGAATTGCCTCGAAGAAACTCTTCGTCTCCTCAGGTCCCTCTTCCAGGAGTTCCTGTCGGTACTCGTGAATTCGCTGTGAAGTCTGCCGAACGGATTGGAGAAGGAATGTTGCGAAGGATTCGGGAACAGGATCGGCACTGATATGCTCGAAGAACCGTTCGAGGTCAGCAGGTTCGACACTGAAGCTGTACTGATCGTTGAGGTTTTTCGAGAGGCGCCTGACCAAAGTCTGATAGAGGCTCCGTTTTTCCGCAGCTGTTAGCGTCTCGATCGTCTCAACAGCTGCGTTGTTCAGTCGTTCTTCTCTCGCGGGTCCCCAATCAGCGAAATAACGTAGTACTCCCCGAAGTGCGGCTTCCGAGTAATCTGTCTCCTCGGTCGTACTCGGAACGGGAACGAGGTGATACGCGTTTTTCAGT of the Salinirubrum litoreum genome contains:
- a CDS encoding McrB family protein: MPSTLEIEGYYFDTQELKNAYHLVPVPSTTEETDYSEAALRGVLRYFADWGPAREERLNNAAVETIETLTAAEKRSLYQTLVRRLSKNLNDQYSFSVEPADLERFFEHISADPVPESFATFLLQSVRQTSQRIHEYRQELLEEGPEETKSFFEAIRRLPGPYLTAKANQYEGDDKINGVRFRALQSIKSQSGLTIDELVTFIDEENESHEKNIAQGYTPFTTVGQLYYDYYKPRLNTYLQTLSDFFLEQSGALESTQHIVNHSEPRHKLDDFAWLAIFPATHESQTEAYQLYLGFHGDRLSYGLHVGDEKRGGEWKQQRDLERVTEEDVTAGDVLSKFESVLESYHTLNGITEPNRPERPPIADVVERQLDIAKQVVFYGPPGTSKTFEAKRFADWWVNERTEGEPTQSQVRSVTFHPSFSYEDFIEGLTADATDSGSVSYRVEDGVLKKIAENASDALRATEDGESPPPFVLIIDEINRGNLAQILGEVITLLEADKRDSFETELAHSGETFTIPSNLYVIGTMNTADQSIALVDTALRRRFRFIDFPPNMELVFGEYDTENTEPRSAVTERSDAVQPRERLLGASVLAVRTLNERILEAPQLGKGKQLGHTHLLGHDSAQELSDAWRYDILPQLEEYYFGQFDRLRDELLRETGDRLVDWDTERIRSFDVHDLYSALCDLAGIDDPVPLPRSVAAESDGGTTETVQQDAEDPWAAGERTPDTFRQRLPSTLNDESAAQIDRVLDVGEEVGWLDAGRGENNASVMVKSDDVDPGVGIIKIDQKGEIGFRWNWLHDRDENPLTREFIERAGHVFDDIDGYEHNWNPDAGDDGSFTEPTLAIDELTEEEVTALERGLRSFVEEARVFRDE
- a CDS encoding McrC family protein — encoded protein: MSDSVTTGRLGSPIRAESGAGSNRDGDVVSLEEHDSSHPIELGQRDITFLESLDDLGQTTPLDTSFTSDGLVIIETGSHVGTITLPSGLQIEVTPKQTVTRLLWALQYAFDTPVETFDFETSFTSASSFFDALGVLFQAELQTVLDHGLHRDYTRRREIRNHVQGRIDVQRQLQRPTAVTTDFAVEYDEFTTDNLLNQTVLASLRILLLLVQNEKLSSRLKQQEQQLREFVSVEPVSMTDLRQIELSRLNDHYEALLELARLILAREFFEDVRAGERRSLALFVNMNDVFERIVERAFRAAAKNISNLQVEGQASIPNLVEGPHAVTMRPDVLVTRDDGTPVTVADAKWKTGSTSSGDVYQLTSYILALEAPGAIVYPQTGGERKESSVMGTYPLRSIELATNPDVDTYDDYVTALEESARQYLNAIEGASESVHDRTEYA